Proteins from one Bacillota bacterium LX-D genomic window:
- a CDS encoding spore germination protein: protein MGVFKSFWGSKKKPNAKESSSNSDNSWLPQNLSNDLSRNIEMIKKAMGYASDILVREFTIASNIETKAAVIAIKGLTKNDLINEQVLGSLMLDAKFKNTKKAKDLFEQIKQYSMPNLYVKEEVNVGNTVSELISGNSILFLDGINKALIAGSQGWKERQVSQPITENVVRGPRDGFTENIESNVALIRRRIKSPDLRVESFKTGTRTKTDLYIVYLNGVVKNEVVDEVKNRLKRIEIDGVLESGYIEELIEDNPFSPFPQMEHSERPDKVSAAILEGRVAILVDTTPFVLMVPTVFFQFLQSADDYYERYLIGSLTRVVRIVAYFISVVLPALYIALTSFHQEMIPTPLALSLAASREGVPFPSIGEALIMEAIFEILREASLRLPQQTGQAVSIVGGLVIGQAAVQAGIVSQVMVIIVALTGISSFAIPAFNAAASGRLLRFPLMLLASILGLAGILLGLSIILIHLSSLRSFGVSYLDPFVSSNSNTLNDTVVRNPWWLMHHLPGIISRKRMLRMRPGMKPGPRASSRKKQ from the coding sequence ATGGGAGTTTTTAAAAGTTTTTGGGGCAGCAAGAAAAAACCAAATGCAAAGGAAAGTAGTTCCAATTCAGATAATTCATGGCTGCCGCAAAACCTGTCTAACGATTTGAGTCGTAATATTGAAATGATTAAAAAAGCAATGGGATATGCCAGCGACATCCTTGTCAGAGAGTTTACCATTGCTTCCAACATTGAAACTAAAGCTGCAGTTATTGCTATAAAGGGTTTGACAAAAAATGATTTGATTAATGAACAGGTCCTTGGAAGCTTAATGCTGGATGCAAAGTTTAAAAATACTAAAAAAGCCAAGGATTTGTTTGAACAAATTAAGCAGTACAGCATGCCAAACCTCTATGTCAAGGAAGAAGTAAATGTTGGAAACACTGTCAGTGAATTAATTTCCGGCAATTCCATTCTTTTTTTGGACGGCATAAACAAGGCTCTTATCGCAGGCAGCCAGGGTTGGAAAGAGCGGCAGGTTTCGCAACCAATTACAGAAAACGTCGTCAGAGGACCACGAGACGGTTTTACCGAAAACATTGAAAGCAATGTTGCTTTAATCAGACGCCGCATCAAGAGCCCGGATTTACGGGTAGAATCTTTTAAAACAGGTACGCGGACAAAAACGGATTTATACATTGTTTACCTTAACGGAGTAGTTAAAAATGAAGTAGTAGATGAAGTGAAAAACCGCCTAAAACGCATCGAAATTGACGGGGTACTGGAAAGCGGTTATATTGAAGAACTAATTGAAGACAATCCTTTTTCCCCATTCCCTCAAATGGAGCATAGTGAACGCCCGGATAAGGTATCGGCAGCTATTCTGGAGGGTCGAGTAGCAATTTTAGTGGATACTACTCCTTTTGTGCTGATGGTCCCTACGGTTTTTTTCCAGTTCCTCCAGTCCGCCGATGACTATTATGAACGTTATTTGATCGGTTCTCTGACCAGAGTTGTCAGAATTGTTGCTTACTTTATTTCTGTTGTTCTTCCTGCACTGTACATTGCACTAACCAGTTTTCACCAGGAAATGATTCCCACCCCACTGGCCTTGTCACTTGCGGCTTCCCGTGAAGGCGTTCCCTTCCCCAGCATAGGAGAGGCACTAATTATGGAGGCCATATTTGAAATTCTGCGAGAAGCCAGCCTCCGTCTGCCGCAGCAGACAGGCCAGGCCGTCAGTATCGTGGGAGGCCTAGTTATTGGTCAAGCTGCCGTTCAAGCCGGAATCGTTTCTCAGGTAATGGTTATTATTGTCGCATTAACAGGGATTAGTTCCTTTGCTATTCCTGCCTTTAATGCGGCCGCTTCAGGACGTCTGCTCCGTTTCCCGTTAATGTTGCTCGCTTCAATTCTCGGACTGGCAGGAATTTTATTAGGGCTTAGCATCATTTTGATTCATTTAAGCAGCCTACGTTCTTTTGGCGTAAGCTATCTAGACCCCTTCGTATCATCAAATAGCAATACATTAAACGATACTGTCGTCAGAAACCCATGGTGGTTAATGCATCATCTTCCCGGAATAATTAGCCGTAAAAGAATGCTGCGCATGCGTCCGGGAATGAAACCGGGACCCAGGGCTAGTTCACGAAAAAAACAATAA